From one Phycisphaerae bacterium genomic stretch:
- a CDS encoding zinc metalloprotease HtpX — MFRFINNLKTFMLLAGLMAIFVLVGSYWGQTGMIIALFLGGFMNVVAYFFSDKIALATMRAQPVSPNEAPEIYQMVRELAVKAGLPMPRVYVAPTATPNAFATGRNPQHAVVCLTQGILNTLDRQELRGVIAHELSHIKHYDVLISTIAATIAGAISAFVYLLWFVPVGSSDSRGGNPLVAIAGIILAPIAAGLIQMAISRKREYNADNYAAELVGDGMPLATALEKLHAGNQRRPMQLANPSQANMFIVEPFSGRDLANLFATHPSVEKRVKALIGRERTGRVY; from the coding sequence ATGTTCAGGTTTATTAATAACCTAAAAACATTCATGTTATTGGCGGGCCTGATGGCCATCTTTGTTCTGGTCGGGTCGTACTGGGGCCAGACGGGCATGATCATCGCCCTTTTTCTGGGCGGGTTCATGAACGTGGTCGCGTACTTCTTCAGCGACAAGATCGCCCTGGCGACGATGCGGGCCCAGCCGGTCTCGCCGAATGAGGCGCCGGAAATCTATCAGATGGTCCGCGAACTGGCGGTCAAGGCGGGCCTGCCCATGCCGCGGGTGTACGTGGCCCCGACGGCGACGCCCAACGCGTTCGCGACGGGACGCAACCCGCAGCACGCGGTGGTCTGTCTGACCCAGGGCATATTGAACACGCTGGACCGCCAGGAACTGCGCGGGGTAATCGCGCACGAGCTGTCGCACATCAAGCACTACGACGTGCTGATCAGCACGATCGCCGCGACGATCGCCGGAGCGATCAGCGCCTTTGTGTATCTGCTGTGGTTCGTGCCGGTCGGCTCGAGCGACAGCCGGGGCGGCAATCCGCTGGTGGCGATCGCGGGGATCATCCTGGCCCCGATCGCAGCCGGGCTGATCCAGATGGCGATCTCGCGGAAGCGCGAGTATAACGCGGACAACTACGCGGCTGAGCTGGTCGGCGACGGGATGCCGCTGGCCACGGCCCTCGAAAAGCTCCACGCGGGGAATCAGCGCCGGCCTATGCAGTTGGCGAACCCGAGCCAGGCCAACATGTTCATCGTCGAGCCGTTCAGCGGCCGCGACCTGGCCAATCTGTTCGCCACGCATCCGTCGGTCGAGAAGCGGGTCAAGGCCC